A region of uncultured Desulfobacter sp. DNA encodes the following proteins:
- a CDS encoding tetratricopeptide repeat protein yields MTHPSILTIIEDTVEQDRLLTALKKIGYTRITTADSANNGWTMLKTSDVGCVIAAYDMNEMSGLALLKILRKEERLGDLPFFLTDRAFTKIKVIKAGQAGVSGLFVIPYDPKAMKMRLATALGKLKDPVIHQVELSVKKGLELIEKKEYKKALELFQTLVNQKETPEYYYNIGYIKTAQNQHPEAIEAFSKATRLDRLFVKAYKALAMVYRAMGAIEKAEEHTQIAAEIYMDTDKLGKAEDLLNELLASGTKSLNVFNTLGVLYRKKGDVTEALKQYKKALKIHPDEPYIYYNIGRLYLDAKNSTKAKAYFQAALDKDHGFDEAKQVIKAIDLGMI; encoded by the coding sequence ATGACCCACCCGTCAATTCTCACAATTATCGAAGATACTGTGGAGCAGGACAGACTCTTAACAGCCCTGAAAAAAATCGGTTATACCCGAATCACAACGGCCGACAGTGCAAATAACGGGTGGACGATGTTGAAAACATCCGACGTCGGATGCGTCATTGCCGCCTATGATATGAATGAAATGTCGGGCCTGGCACTTTTGAAAATTCTGAGAAAGGAAGAACGTCTGGGAGATCTTCCCTTTTTTTTAACGGACAGGGCATTCACCAAAATAAAGGTCATCAAAGCAGGTCAGGCAGGCGTCAGCGGGCTTTTTGTCATTCCCTATGATCCCAAGGCCATGAAAATGAGATTGGCCACAGCATTAGGGAAGCTTAAAGATCCTGTCATCCACCAGGTCGAGCTAAGTGTCAAAAAAGGCCTCGAACTTATTGAAAAAAAGGAATACAAAAAGGCGCTGGAATTATTTCAAACCCTGGTCAACCAGAAGGAAACCCCGGAATACTATTACAACATCGGATACATAAAAACAGCTCAAAACCAGCACCCTGAAGCCATTGAGGCTTTTTCAAAAGCAACGCGTCTGGACCGGCTTTTCGTTAAGGCATATAAAGCTCTGGCCATGGTATACAGGGCCATGGGGGCCATTGAAAAAGCTGAAGAGCACACCCAGATTGCAGCAGAAATCTATATGGACACCGACAAACTGGGAAAAGCCGAGGACCTTCTCAATGAGCTTTTAGCCTCAGGAACAAAATCATTGAATGTATTCAATACATTAGGAGTACTTTACCGAAAAAAGGGTGACGTAACAGAAGCATTGAAACAGTACAAAAAGGCATTGAAAATCCACCCGGACGAACCTTATATTTATTACAACATAGGCCGTCTTTACCTGGACGCAAAAAACTCCACCAAAGCCAAGGCCTATTTCCAGGCAGCCCTTGACAAAGACCACGGTTTTGACGAAGCCAAACAGGTGATTAAAGCCATTGACCTGGGTATGATCTGA
- a CDS encoding YigZ family protein — MNADCEKPVFYSVGRCGDDPVRREEIKIKRSVFVCRLGYVDTIEGAKEFISNICKEYKTATHNCWAYVVGDCGQISHCSDAGEPPGTAGKPMLNALLSHNMTCTAAVVTRYYGGVKLGVRGLIEAYALAVTQTIDQAPLVRLVKTQSFRISLDYSLNDSFLKRISSLKTTITETDYKERITHEVAVELPDLTTLESLLIQYQRQGFLEYKNITA; from the coding sequence ATGAATGCGGATTGCGAAAAACCAGTTTTTTATTCTGTCGGGCGGTGCGGAGACGATCCCGTTCGCCGGGAGGAGATAAAAATCAAGCGCTCCGTGTTTGTCTGTCGACTGGGCTATGTAGACACCATTGAGGGGGCAAAGGAATTTATTTCCAACATCTGTAAGGAATATAAAACCGCCACCCATAACTGCTGGGCCTATGTGGTGGGTGATTGCGGGCAGATCAGCCATTGCTCGGACGCAGGCGAACCGCCGGGAACGGCCGGCAAACCCATGCTCAATGCTCTTTTATCCCATAATATGACCTGCACTGCGGCTGTCGTGACCCGGTATTACGGCGGGGTGAAGCTTGGCGTGCGGGGTTTGATTGAGGCCTATGCGCTGGCTGTGACCCAAACCATTGACCAGGCGCCCCTGGTCCGGCTGGTGAAAACGCAATCCTTCCGGATCAGTCTGGATTACAGCCTGAATGATTCATTTTTAAAACGTATCAGCTCCCTGAAGACCACAATCACCGAAACCGATTACAAAGAGCGCATCACCCATGAAGTTGCTGTGGAATTGCCCGATCTTACCACTCTGGAATCATTGCTCATACAGTACCAGCGCCAGGGGTTTCTGGAGTATAAAAACATTACCGCCTGA
- a CDS encoding XRE family transcriptional regulator has protein sequence MKSKLGPLLRAIRNSRHLTIKEVALKAGVSSSLLSQIERNRISPSLDTLLGLLEVYGVSPDKFFKDYETMNRVEIIKKDQRRVYQRKGFKYETLSGYSQSKGNHSFTAFFLEISPGQQRGDENDGHLGRELGIVVNGTGQLIYGGDIYDISKGDALSFSSQIPHVIKNAGDDLFQAYWIVTPADGEDYFGEGNDKS, from the coding sequence ATGAAAAGCAAACTGGGCCCGTTGCTGCGGGCCATTCGAAATTCACGGCATCTGACCATCAAAGAGGTGGCATTAAAGGCCGGGGTCAGTTCAAGTCTGTTATCCCAGATTGAACGCAACCGCATATCCCCATCCCTGGACACCTTGCTGGGATTATTGGAAGTTTATGGTGTTTCTCCGGATAAGTTTTTTAAAGATTACGAGACTATGAACCGGGTGGAAATCATAAAAAAGGACCAGCGGCGGGTTTACCAGCGCAAGGGCTTTAAATATGAAACCCTGAGCGGATACAGCCAGTCCAAAGGAAACCACTCCTTTACCGCCTTTTTCCTTGAAATTTCACCGGGACAGCAGCGGGGGGATGAAAATGACGGCCACCTGGGACGGGAGCTGGGGATTGTGGTGAACGGGACCGGCCAGTTGATTTACGGCGGGGATATCTACGATATCAGTAAGGGCGATGCTCTGTCTTTTTCATCACAAATACCCCATGTGATTAAAAATGCGGGTGATGATCTGTTTCAGGCCTATTGGATCGTCACGCCGGCGGATGGTGAAGATTATTTTGGTGAAGGAAATGACAAATCGTGA
- a CDS encoding class I adenylate cyclase, protein MHDSSASTQSTLAARLIKMKAAFSNYNVVRMREALRYLSGPKLELFIKIPFLIHMNRPHLPGYVPEKPEACGIYNFENSGFYKAVLDNEKDFGDIPDTETQTSNPCVLGFYHIGSLGTFTQSAQSDFDYWIIIDKTCFTEQRYYNLEKKLNHIVKFSRENFDQEVTFFIMDQADIRQNCYAGYESPETMIAPKLFLKEEFYRTFLMIAGKIPMWTILPANMQQGTYDRLVRHLFGQPDLEFLLKDFIDLGKVEMPALKDIYQGIGWHICKSKEDPVKALLKATMILSHITEEKDNATLLCDDLKQKFAKAGIDDCESDPYKIVFDRVLHYHKTHAHDTLKLIKIAIFFRLCSYPKVRLPEPGSPKKQLIDKYIRTWNILPSQIRKLMSYPNWPEKEKQALDTTLIQRLAGMYHQIRAKEKDLEKNLKKDMLRAEQRNLKILNNKVKERLNTKPGKIPASSNFLTRHSFSLLMIRKNLTGNWILSAALPNTIHKSIFHTSESFLGLMGWIMENRLYQRHRTQIKLESRLVLYENKDQATSPDALYLVMQPVKPLSDSCFEHDARWNKILILLVCPDQSCGVAQAELLALNSWGELFLDHLELDTGRPLHDRYKDVADKISLYAGEEVRLFFFQMAEIRDEHAVYGIKQFLADRFLIHRPGTPKQNRPMLDKL, encoded by the coding sequence ATGCACGATTCGTCAGCATCCACACAAAGCACCCTGGCTGCCAGGCTCATTAAAATGAAAGCCGCCTTTTCCAACTACAACGTGGTGAGAATGCGTGAAGCGTTACGGTATCTTTCCGGCCCGAAGCTTGAACTTTTCATCAAAATTCCTTTTCTCATCCACATGAACCGGCCGCACCTGCCGGGGTATGTGCCCGAAAAACCTGAAGCATGCGGCATATATAATTTTGAAAATTCAGGGTTTTACAAAGCTGTTCTGGACAATGAGAAGGATTTTGGGGATATTCCGGACACTGAAACACAGACCAGCAATCCCTGCGTACTGGGTTTTTACCACATCGGTTCTCTGGGGACCTTTACCCAGTCGGCCCAATCGGATTTTGACTACTGGATCATCATTGATAAAACGTGTTTTACGGAACAACGCTATTACAACCTTGAAAAAAAACTCAATCACATCGTTAAATTTTCCAGGGAAAACTTTGATCAGGAAGTGACGTTTTTTATCATGGACCAGGCCGATATCCGGCAGAACTGCTATGCCGGATATGAATCCCCTGAAACAATGATTGCACCCAAGCTGTTTCTCAAAGAAGAATTTTACCGGACGTTTTTAATGATTGCCGGCAAGATTCCAATGTGGACCATTTTGCCGGCAAACATGCAGCAGGGGACATATGACCGTCTGGTGAGACATCTGTTCGGGCAGCCGGATCTCGAATTTTTATTAAAAGATTTTATTGACCTTGGGAAAGTGGAGATGCCGGCCCTTAAGGACATTTACCAGGGCATCGGCTGGCATATCTGTAAATCAAAAGAAGATCCGGTCAAGGCACTGCTTAAGGCCACCATGATCCTTTCCCACATAACAGAGGAAAAAGACAACGCCACGCTTCTATGCGACGACCTTAAGCAGAAATTTGCCAAAGCCGGCATTGATGACTGTGAAAGTGATCCATATAAAATTGTGTTTGACAGAGTGCTGCACTACCACAAGACCCATGCCCACGATACACTCAAACTTATAAAAATCGCCATATTTTTCAGACTCTGCAGCTACCCCAAAGTCAGGCTTCCTGAACCGGGGTCACCCAAAAAACAATTGATAGACAAATATATCCGCACCTGGAACATTCTGCCCTCCCAAATCCGGAAACTGATGTCATATCCAAACTGGCCTGAAAAGGAAAAGCAGGCCCTTGACACAACCTTAATCCAACGCCTGGCCGGGATGTACCACCAAATCAGGGCCAAAGAAAAGGACCTTGAAAAAAATTTAAAAAAAGACATGCTCCGCGCGGAGCAAAGAAACTTGAAAATTCTCAACAACAAAGTCAAAGAGCGCCTGAACACAAAACCCGGAAAAATTCCGGCAAGTTCAAATTTTTTGACCCGGCACTCTTTTTCACTTCTTATGATCAGAAAGAACCTAACGGGGAACTGGATATTGAGCGCCGCTCTGCCCAATACAATTCATAAAAGTATTTTTCATACATCCGAGTCTTTCCTGGGCCTGATGGGATGGATCATGGAAAACAGGCTTTATCAGAGACATAGAACCCAAATCAAACTGGAATCCCGGCTGGTACTTTACGAAAACAAAGATCAGGCCACATCCCCAGATGCTCTCTACCTGGTCATGCAGCCGGTCAAACCCCTATCTGACAGCTGTTTTGAACACGATGCCCGGTGGAACAAAATACTGATTCTGCTGGTTTGCCCTGATCAATCGTGCGGTGTGGCACAAGCTGAGCTGCTGGCCCTCAATTCCTGGGGGGAACTGTTTTTAGATCACTTGGAGCTTGACACCGGACGTCCCCTACATGATAGGTATAAAGATGTCGCCGATAAAATTAGCCTTTATGCAGGAGAAGAGGTTCGTCTGTTTTTTTTCCAGATGGCAGAAATCCGGGATGAACATGCCGTATACGGGATCAAGCAGTTTCTGGCGGATCGTTTTCTGATACACCGGCCGGGAACGCCTAAACAAAATCGTCCAATGTTGGACAAACTATAG
- a CDS encoding HDOD domain-containing protein, with translation MNDRDSSHTGIDLDVIRIEELVETDTGEPGKFQERLRSDPNDPQVYVNALLKKMQGREAFLTFSQQVNNVNEILKMDYSSARDIAQVILKDLSLTTQVLKLVNTPIYLKFSNKGISTISEAMILLGEDKIRELAAGLKIFEMMKSRANSQLLKDKMLKSLYRSAVARQLEMEKGVRASDAFTISAMLYELGEYMVALLDPDTYIRVEVAMEEEWMSREDAAKAILGLTYFDLGQMVAQKLNLPWKIVQAMQPVTLATGQPLHIAPEEETRYLCAFIYELSNIPAPVIDLSSFDAASKLVDKYSGLLDFDAEQALNLTYTAMNQVIQYAKILGIDPVSTPCEKSDSGIKNKEKLDLGISKVEDALAEGLSIHQIFTRLIDTMAQCFSFNQVIINIKKKETNTMEPRFIRGEKRSDGFIKAMGFKIGPASDIFNNAIHQQTDIIVNDTKMKSFRRQIPSWYMDEIAGPLQIKGFGIFPVFVDGKIVSMIYVDWNKQASEPDQDTLANIQGFKNQMIKAFTQHAG, from the coding sequence ATGAACGACAGGGATTCCTCTCATACCGGTATAGATCTGGATGTTATCCGCATTGAAGAGCTGGTCGAAACCGATACAGGTGAACCGGGAAAATTTCAGGAACGCCTCCGTTCGGACCCCAATGATCCCCAGGTTTACGTAAATGCGCTTCTGAAAAAAATGCAGGGGCGGGAGGCGTTTTTAACCTTTTCCCAACAGGTTAACAACGTCAATGAGATACTGAAGATGGATTATTCCTCTGCAAGGGATATTGCCCAGGTCATTCTGAAAGACTTAAGCTTGACCACCCAGGTGCTCAAGCTTGTGAATACCCCGATTTATCTGAAGTTTTCAAATAAAGGCATTTCAACCATTTCCGAGGCCATGATTTTATTGGGTGAGGATAAAATCCGGGAACTGGCAGCCGGCCTTAAGATTTTTGAGATGATGAAGTCAAGGGCCAATTCTCAGCTTTTAAAAGATAAGATGCTTAAAAGTCTTTATCGAAGTGCTGTGGCCAGACAGCTTGAAATGGAGAAGGGTGTCAGGGCGTCGGATGCCTTCACCATTTCAGCCATGTTGTATGAACTGGGCGAATATATGGTGGCTCTTTTGGATCCGGATACCTACATCAGGGTGGAGGTCGCCATGGAAGAAGAGTGGATGTCACGGGAAGATGCCGCTAAAGCAATTTTAGGGTTAACCTATTTTGACCTCGGACAGATGGTTGCCCAAAAACTTAATCTGCCCTGGAAAATTGTCCAGGCCATGCAGCCGGTTACTTTGGCCACCGGACAGCCATTGCATATTGCCCCGGAAGAAGAAACCCGATATCTATGTGCCTTTATCTATGAATTATCCAACATCCCCGCACCGGTCATTGACCTTTCGTCCTTTGATGCAGCAAGTAAACTTGTGGACAAGTATAGTGGCCTTCTGGATTTTGATGCCGAGCAGGCATTGAATTTGACCTATACAGCCATGAATCAGGTGATTCAGTATGCTAAAATACTGGGCATTGACCCTGTGTCAACCCCATGTGAGAAAAGCGATTCGGGTATAAAAAATAAGGAAAAACTGGATCTGGGCATCAGTAAAGTGGAGGATGCTTTGGCTGAAGGCTTAAGTATTCATCAGATTTTTACCCGGCTGATCGACACCATGGCACAGTGCTTTTCTTTCAACCAGGTCATCATCAATATCAAAAAGAAAGAGACCAACACCATGGAACCCCGGTTTATCCGGGGGGAAAAGCGATCCGATGGCTTCATTAAAGCCATGGGATTCAAAATTGGACCGGCTTCGGATATTTTCAACAACGCCATCCACCAGCAAACCGATATCATTGTCAATGATACTAAAATGAAGTCTTTCAGGCGGCAGATTCCTTCCTGGTACATGGACGAGATAGCCGGCCCCCTCCAGATAAAGGGCTTCGGCATTTTCCCCGTATTTGTGGACGGCAAAATCGTGTCCATGATTTACGTGGACTGGAATAAACAGGCATCGGAGCCGGACCAGGATACGCTGGCGAATATCCAGGGCTTCAAAAATCAGATGATTAAAGCCTTTACCCAGCACGCCGGATAA